Proteins encoded in a region of the Triticum dicoccoides isolate Atlit2015 ecotype Zavitan chromosome 3A, WEW_v2.0, whole genome shotgun sequence genome:
- the LOC119273187 gene encoding F-box/FBD/LRR-repeat protein At1g13570-like: protein MGDPQFTIGTSMSDILATMERDGRDPATIALGINTMLCFVYDYLPEPPVSLTASLSLAGASWVPDGVDRISRLPDVLLRDIISRLSAKDAARTAALSSRWRPLWRSAPLALFDINLFPDGDAPPSPCAVTAAVSGALAAHPGPFRCVHLICSVMDKHRGEMARWLDILVAKGVQELVFVNRPWPIDLRLPATLFSCASLTRLYLGVWRLPDTAAVPRGVSFPNVRELGLCWNVMEDRDLAFMLERSPVL from the coding sequence ATGGGCGACCCTCAGTTTACCATCGGCACCTCCATGAGCGATATACTGGCCACCATGGAGCGCGACGGCCGCGACCCTGCGACGATCGCCCTCGGCATAAACACGATGCTCTGCTTCGTGTACGACTACCTGCCGGAGCCGCCCGTCTCCCTCACCGCCTCCCTCTCACTCGCCGGCGCGTCCTGGGTCCCCGACGGCGTCGACCGCATCAGCCGCCTCCCCGATGTGCTCCTCCGCGACATCATCTCCCGCCTGTCCGCCAAGGACGCCGCGCGcaccgccgccctctcctctcgcTGGCGCCCGCTCTGGCGCTCGGCGCCCCTGGCTCTTTTCGACATCAATCTCTTTCCGGACGGCGACGCGCCTCCCTCTCCCTGCGCCGTCACCGCCGCGGTGTCCGGCGCCCTCGCGGCGCACCCGGGCCCTTTCCGCTGCGTCCACCTCATCTGCAGCGTCATGGACAAGCACCGAGGCGAAATGGCGCGCTGGCTCGACATCCTCGTCGCCAAGGGCGTCCAAGAACTCGTCTTTGTCAACCGCCCTTGGCCGATTGACCTGCGCCTCCCCGCCACGCTCTTCAGCTGCGCCTCCCTCACCCGCCTCTACCTCGGCGTATGGAGGCTCCCGGACACCGCCGCCGTGCCGCGCGGTGTCAGCTTCCCCAACGTCCGGGAGCTCGGCCTCTGCTGGAATGTCATGGAGGACCGTGACCTCGCCTTCATGCTTGAAAGAAGCCCCGTCCTGTAG